From one Microbulbifer sp. A4B17 genomic stretch:
- a CDS encoding histidine triad nucleotide-binding protein encodes MGEPSVFSQIISGDIPAEMIYEDDQCVVIEDRAPQAPTHLLIIPRKPLVNLSAARAEDKSLLGHLMWVAAELGRKLGLEGYRLVVNNGRSAGQTVFHLHVHLLAQKRMPEQGLAR; translated from the coding sequence ATGGGTGAACCCAGCGTTTTCAGTCAAATTATCTCGGGAGATATCCCTGCTGAGATGATCTACGAGGACGACCAATGTGTCGTTATTGAGGATCGCGCGCCACAAGCGCCGACCCATCTCCTCATTATCCCACGCAAACCCCTGGTGAATTTATCTGCTGCTCGGGCTGAGGATAAATCCCTGCTCGGCCACCTTATGTGGGTGGCAGCAGAATTGGGGCGCAAGCTGGGACTCGAGGGCTATCGACTGGTAGTTAATAACGGTCGAAGCGCAGGTCAAACCGTATTTCACCTGCATGTTCACCTGCTTGCTCAAAAAAGAATGCCCGAACAGGGGCTGGCACGGTAG
- a CDS encoding Trm112 family protein gives MDKKLLSLLVCPVSKAPLEYREDTQELVCKASGLAYPVRDGIPVMLESEARQLTAEEKLEK, from the coding sequence ATGGATAAGAAGTTGCTGAGCCTATTGGTATGTCCGGTGAGTAAAGCGCCGCTTGAATATCGGGAGGACACTCAGGAGTTGGTCTGCAAGGCCAGCGGCCTGGCCTATCCGGTGCGGGACGGTATACCGGTCATGCTGGAATCGGAAGCGCGGCAGCTGACAGCCGAGGAAAAGCTGGAAAAGTAA
- a CDS encoding alpha/beta hydrolase: protein MEFVTRGVTLHYRRWWLEEASGVVVISHGLGEHSGRYRELAEELNRAGYSVYALDHYGHGLSEGKRGHIEDFALYSEDLNEFVALVRSGNPGLNLHLLGHSMGAVIACGCAIRYKSVDSLNLSAPGFRGKSEPRGLLLWFALFSARWFPGLVLSSQINSHWVSRDPEVVKNYISDDLVHHGVSLRWFETFLREREFLSSQLGRVTVPCLLLLPESDRIVDAELSRKWFGRMSSKNKQLHCFPRSYHEVFNEVEEGRLARELLLSHLNSVSAERTAVTQG from the coding sequence ATGGAATTTGTCACAAGGGGGGTGACGCTGCACTACCGGCGCTGGTGGCTTGAGGAAGCATCTGGTGTAGTTGTTATTTCCCATGGGTTGGGAGAGCACAGCGGGCGTTACAGGGAGTTGGCAGAGGAGCTGAATCGAGCTGGATACAGTGTCTATGCCCTGGACCACTATGGTCATGGGTTGTCGGAAGGAAAGCGCGGTCATATTGAGGACTTTGCTCTTTATAGTGAAGATCTGAATGAATTTGTTGCCCTGGTAAGAAGTGGAAACCCTGGCCTTAACTTGCACCTGCTTGGGCATAGTATGGGGGCTGTTATCGCTTGTGGCTGCGCTATTCGATATAAATCTGTCGATAGCCTGAATCTTTCTGCACCGGGCTTTCGCGGTAAAAGCGAGCCCAGGGGGCTTTTATTATGGTTCGCACTGTTTTCCGCTCGCTGGTTTCCAGGGCTGGTTCTTTCCAGTCAAATAAATAGCCATTGGGTATCCCGAGACCCAGAGGTTGTTAAGAATTACATCAGTGATGATCTGGTGCATCACGGTGTCTCCCTTCGTTGGTTTGAGACTTTTTTGCGAGAGCGGGAATTTCTATCCAGCCAGCTGGGTAGGGTGACTGTGCCTTGCCTGCTGTTATTGCCGGAATCGGATCGTATTGTTGATGCAGAGCTAAGCCGCAAGTGGTTTGGGAGAATGAGCTCAAAAAACAAGCAGCTACACTGTTTCCCCAGGTCCTACCATGAGGTGTTTAATGAGGTAGAGGAGGGGCGTCTGGCTCGGGAGCTGTTACTCAGTCATCTTAATTCCGTGTCTGCAGAGCGCACTGCTGTCACACAAGGGTAA
- a CDS encoding class I fructose-bisphosphate aldolase: MSQIDMLQETVAALVDGQRGILAADESSGTIAKRFASIGVDSTEANRRDYRAALLSCKGLGECISGVILFEETLGQKDVDGQPLAEIAAGQGILPGIKVDKGKGPLPGAPGDMITYGLDGLSERLQQYKKQGARFAKWREVYPIGHHNPTRLGLTANAEMLARYAAVCQTEGVVPIVEPEVLMDGEHDIERSAAVNERVWHSVFHALHQHGVILELMLLKPSMVTPGAEAKSADPEQVAEYTLRSLRRAVPAAVPGINFLSGGQGPEEATANLNAMNQQGGGPWQLSFSYGRALQEPALAAWQGRAENIAAAQEALLKRSRMNHLAMLGRYRETLE, encoded by the coding sequence ATGTCACAGATTGATATGTTGCAGGAGACTGTAGCAGCCTTGGTCGATGGCCAAAGAGGTATCCTGGCTGCAGATGAGAGTAGCGGTACTATCGCTAAACGTTTTGCCTCGATTGGGGTGGACTCCACCGAGGCGAACCGGCGCGACTACCGCGCTGCGTTGCTGTCCTGTAAAGGGCTGGGTGAATGTATCAGTGGCGTTATTTTGTTTGAGGAAACCCTGGGGCAAAAGGATGTTGATGGTCAGCCCCTAGCCGAAATCGCAGCCGGACAGGGAATACTACCGGGTATTAAAGTGGACAAGGGCAAGGGGCCTTTACCCGGAGCCCCCGGAGATATGATCACCTACGGTCTGGACGGGCTGTCAGAGCGCTTGCAGCAATACAAAAAACAAGGGGCCCGCTTCGCCAAGTGGCGCGAAGTCTACCCTATCGGCCATCACAACCCCACGCGCCTCGGGCTTACCGCAAATGCTGAGATGCTGGCCCGTTATGCGGCCGTATGCCAGACCGAGGGGGTAGTACCCATTGTGGAGCCTGAAGTTCTGATGGATGGTGAGCATGATATAGAGCGCAGTGCAGCGGTTAATGAACGGGTTTGGCACTCTGTGTTTCACGCCCTTCATCAGCATGGGGTAATACTGGAGTTGATGTTACTTAAACCCAGTATGGTAACTCCGGGTGCGGAAGCGAAGTCGGCCGACCCCGAGCAGGTGGCGGAATATACCCTGCGCAGTTTGCGGCGAGCGGTGCCTGCAGCCGTGCCGGGAATTAATTTTCTTTCCGGGGGGCAGGGACCGGAAGAGGCTACCGCAAATCTCAATGCAATGAATCAACAGGGAGGTGGACCTTGGCAGTTGAGCTTTTCATATGGTCGCGCACTACAGGAGCCGGCGCTCGCTGCTTGGCAGGGACGCGCGGAAAATATTGCGGCAGCCCAGGAGGCGCTACTTAAGCGATCCCGAATGAATCACTTGGCAATGTTGGGCAGGTATCGTGAAACCCTGGAGTAA
- the glpK gene encoding glycerol kinase GlpK, whose product MILSIDQGTTGTTAFIFDSKGNLIGRSYSEIPNHYPQPGWVEQDAEEVWSVTLRVCAAALQRAGIRASDITAVGITNQRETTILWDRYTGEPVFPAIVWQCRRSAEVCRELGELGRSDWLRERSGLLLDAYFSASKLTWLFRRNPDLLTRAQNGDLCFGTVDSWLIWKMSGGKAHLTDHTNASRTLLYNIKDKTWDSELLDFFQCPESILPKILPSAGHFTDTDPHAFLGASAPICGVAGDQQAALFGQGCTEPGSIKNTYGTGCFMLAFAGEDRPELPQGLLATVACDAQGRPAYAVEGSVFTAGSAIQWLRDEMGMIQQAVDTEIIAQSIPHTRGVYLVPAFSGLGAPHWDPSARGTICGLSRGAGRAEVVRATLESIAYQSDELARLMEQALGLPITHMRVDGGACANNFLMQFQADISSLRVERPRQIESTAIGAALLAGIGSGNWRPQELPECLQEIERDFMPAMTQAERDQLLTGWRRAVKACKAF is encoded by the coding sequence ATGATCCTGTCTATTGACCAGGGAACCACCGGTACTACGGCCTTTATCTTCGATAGTAAGGGTAACCTGATTGGCCGCAGTTACTCCGAAATTCCCAACCACTACCCCCAGCCTGGCTGGGTTGAGCAGGATGCGGAAGAGGTCTGGTCGGTAACTCTGCGGGTCTGTGCTGCAGCACTCCAGCGCGCCGGCATCCGTGCATCCGATATCACGGCGGTGGGAATTACCAATCAGCGTGAAACCACCATTCTCTGGGATAGATATACCGGCGAGCCTGTTTTCCCTGCAATTGTATGGCAGTGCCGGCGCTCGGCAGAGGTATGCCGGGAGTTGGGGGAGCTTGGCAGGTCTGATTGGTTGCGAGAGCGCAGTGGCCTATTGCTGGATGCCTACTTTTCCGCGAGTAAGTTGACCTGGCTGTTCCGCCGCAACCCGGATTTACTGACCAGGGCGCAAAATGGCGACCTGTGTTTCGGTACTGTAGATAGCTGGCTGATCTGGAAAATGAGCGGTGGCAAGGCTCATCTTACTGACCACACCAATGCCAGCCGCACCCTTCTGTACAACATAAAAGATAAAACCTGGGATAGTGAATTGCTGGATTTTTTCCAGTGCCCGGAATCCATCCTCCCCAAAATCCTGCCGTCGGCCGGTCACTTTACCGATACGGACCCCCATGCCTTTCTCGGTGCATCGGCTCCGATCTGTGGCGTTGCGGGGGATCAGCAGGCCGCACTGTTTGGCCAGGGTTGTACCGAGCCCGGTAGTATCAAAAACACCTATGGAACCGGTTGCTTTATGCTGGCTTTTGCCGGTGAGGATCGCCCGGAGTTGCCCCAGGGGTTGCTGGCGACAGTGGCCTGCGATGCTCAGGGCAGGCCGGCCTATGCCGTAGAAGGTTCAGTTTTCACGGCGGGTTCCGCGATACAGTGGCTGCGCGACGAGATGGGAATGATCCAGCAGGCGGTGGATACCGAAATTATCGCTCAGAGTATTCCCCATACCCGCGGCGTTTACCTGGTACCTGCGTTTAGTGGATTGGGTGCGCCACACTGGGATCCATCGGCGCGGGGGACTATCTGTGGTTTGAGTCGCGGAGCTGGTCGAGCTGAGGTGGTACGTGCAACTTTGGAGTCTATCGCTTACCAGAGCGATGAGCTTGCCCGCTTGATGGAGCAGGCCCTGGGTTTACCGATTACCCATATGCGTGTGGATGGAGGCGCTTGTGCCAATAATTTTCTGATGCAATTCCAGGCAGATATTTCCTCTTTACGTGTAGAGCGACCTCGCCAGATTGAGTCCACGGCTATTGGTGCTGCGTTGCTGGCAGGTATTGGCAGTGGCAATTGGCGGCCACAGGAATTGCCAGAATGTCTGCAGGAAATTGAGAGAGATTTTATGCCGGCAATGACTCAGGCAGAGCGGGATCAGTTGTTAACCGGTTGGCGGAGGGCGGTGAAAGCCTGCAAAGCTTTTTAG
- a CDS encoding regulatory protein RecX gives MPYSKADFSADPAQALFSAALELLTRREHSRYELRQKLAAKFPSADFDTLFERLQELNYQSDQRFSEVFARSRVQRGLGPMRIRQELQQRGVGSELVAQALDQLEVDWFELAAEILQRKYRAPMGAELPRDQWVKERARRQRYLAYRGFSADAIGWALDGN, from the coding sequence ATGCCGTACTCAAAAGCGGATTTTTCCGCTGATCCAGCTCAAGCGCTCTTCAGCGCGGCGCTTGAGCTGCTGACCCGCCGCGAGCACTCCCGTTATGAATTGAGGCAGAAGCTCGCGGCAAAATTCCCCAGCGCCGATTTCGATACGCTCTTTGAGCGCCTGCAGGAACTTAACTACCAATCCGACCAGCGCTTTTCCGAAGTTTTTGCCCGTTCCCGTGTCCAGCGCGGCCTGGGGCCGATGCGCATTCGCCAGGAGCTCCAACAGCGAGGTGTGGGCAGTGAATTGGTTGCTCAGGCACTGGATCAACTGGAGGTGGACTGGTTTGAGCTGGCAGCGGAGATACTACAGAGAAAATATCGGGCTCCAATGGGGGCTGAGCTTCCACGGGATCAGTGGGTGAAGGAGCGGGCGCGGCGCCAGAGATACCTGGCTTATCGGGGCTTTTCCGCAGATGCGATTGGCTGGGCGCTGGACGGCAATTAA
- the recA gene encoding recombinase RecA, whose translation MDSNKDKALKAALSQIERQFGKGTVMRMGDKERERIPAISTGSLGLDVALGIGGLPRGRIVEIYGPESSGKTTLTLQVIAEAQRNGGTCAFVDAEHALDPIYAEKLGVNVDELIVSQPDTGEQALEVADMLVRSGAVDVLVVDSVAALTPRAEIEGEMGDSHVGLQARLMSQALRKLTGNIKNTNTLAIFINQIRMKIGVMFGSPETTTGGNALKFYSSVRLDIRRIGSVKDGDEVVGNETRVKVVKNKVAPPFKQTEFQIMYGEGINMIGEIVDYGVKMGLVDKAGAWYSYKGDKIGQGKANATKFLRDNPDIRNEIEGQLRAQLLGDLVPATPEEAAELPEE comes from the coding sequence ATGGATTCCAATAAAGACAAGGCACTAAAGGCGGCGTTATCTCAGATTGAACGTCAGTTCGGTAAAGGTACTGTGATGCGTATGGGAGATAAGGAGCGCGAGCGTATCCCTGCAATCTCCACCGGCTCCCTCGGCTTGGATGTGGCCCTGGGAATAGGCGGCCTGCCGCGCGGCCGTATTGTTGAAATCTATGGACCTGAATCTTCCGGTAAGACCACCCTAACCCTGCAGGTGATTGCCGAGGCCCAGCGCAACGGCGGTACCTGTGCTTTCGTAGATGCTGAGCATGCCCTCGACCCTATCTACGCTGAAAAACTGGGTGTTAATGTCGATGAGCTGATCGTATCCCAGCCGGATACCGGTGAGCAGGCGTTGGAAGTAGCTGATATGCTGGTGCGTTCCGGTGCTGTTGATGTACTGGTAGTGGACTCTGTAGCGGCCCTGACCCCGCGCGCTGAGATCGAAGGTGAAATGGGTGACTCCCACGTCGGCTTACAGGCTCGCCTGATGTCCCAGGCTCTGCGTAAGCTCACTGGTAATATCAAGAACACCAATACGCTGGCGATCTTTATCAACCAGATCCGTATGAAGATCGGTGTTATGTTCGGCAGCCCCGAAACCACTACTGGTGGTAACGCCCTCAAATTCTACTCCTCTGTGCGTCTGGATATCCGTCGTATCGGTTCCGTTAAAGACGGCGATGAAGTAGTGGGCAACGAAACTCGAGTGAAAGTCGTTAAGAACAAGGTAGCTCCTCCGTTCAAACAGACCGAGTTCCAGATCATGTATGGTGAAGGCATCAACATGATTGGTGAGATTGTCGATTACGGTGTGAAGATGGGGCTGGTGGATAAAGCCGGGGCCTGGTACAGCTACAAGGGCGATAAGATCGGTCAGGGCAAGGCAAACGCCACCAAGTTCCTGCGCGATAACCCCGATATTCGCAATGAGATTGAAGGCCAGCTGCGCGCGCAGCTGCTCGGTGATTTAGTCCCGGCCACTCCTGAAGAGGCTGCGGAATTACCGGAAGAGTAA
- a CDS encoding CinA family protein yields the protein MDHRDITGLAGELGRELEKRDWRVTSAESCTGGAIAAAITSIAGASNWFDGSIVSYANRIKHNVLGVDSNDLKQFGAVSEPVARQMACGALAMMDANLAVAVSGIAGPDGGTAEKPVGTVWIAWAHAEGQEPVQIDAKCFLFNGNRAEVQSQTVVKALKGMLSIIHEHPV from the coding sequence GTGGACCACAGAGATATAACCGGGCTTGCCGGCGAGTTGGGCCGGGAGCTGGAAAAGCGGGATTGGCGAGTGACATCGGCAGAATCTTGTACTGGTGGCGCGATTGCGGCGGCTATTACCTCTATTGCCGGTGCCTCTAACTGGTTTGATGGATCAATTGTAAGTTATGCCAACCGCATCAAACACAATGTTTTAGGCGTCGACAGCAATGACCTCAAGCAATTTGGTGCTGTGAGCGAGCCGGTTGCGCGGCAGATGGCTTGTGGAGCTTTGGCGATGATGGATGCCAATCTCGCCGTAGCGGTAAGCGGTATTGCCGGGCCCGATGGCGGTACTGCCGAGAAGCCGGTCGGCACTGTTTGGATTGCCTGGGCCCATGCGGAGGGGCAGGAGCCGGTGCAGATCGATGCGAAGTGTTTTTTATTTAACGGTAATCGAGCTGAGGTGCAATCGCAGACAGTGGTGAAGGCACTGAAGGGGATGTTGTCGATAATCCATGAGCATCCGGTTTGA
- a CDS encoding glycoside hydrolase family 16 protein translates to MNLKKSAIAAAIVGACVSSLANSKTLVWEDNFDGDSIDKSVWTYDVGNSGWGNNELQTYTDDTANAYVEDGNLIIQALQNDDGSFTSARLKSLGRMTYKYGTIEARIKLPDLDAGLWPAFWQLGGDYGQVGWPACGELDILEAGMAEALSAGTVNSEVSGAFHWWHESDDYTGQADYGQSKNLVDDFGSSTDLTEDYHIFGMTWTPDSIVMWVDDEANEVISIGSDDPAFDEFRQHHFLILNLAVGGIFPEIYANSEITAPMPAKMYVDYVRIYDNDDSSYSTEIALAEDTAKNGDVGVFSEGSNLSESLQLGTDTEMYVWNQNSMTATVSAEAAEGDEALEFDITAGEWFGMGFWMHYDLNLMNYENGHLNFKMKTTSSQTIGIGISSTGSGDAWVDLVDGDDTYGLERDGEWHQVSIPLSKLGVDFNTISQAFMIRGDAASEDFVLAIDDIYFSESVEKTAPTGVFSLYTETTEANSTFTLGTDGNLYIWGDTLLEATQTPFEGEESLSYYSSGAGWFGMAFTADSYYDLSAFDNDSAALNFALKTSSDTTFKIGMKSGSVSDIGQQWIEFTSGSDPYDFARDGEWHQVSIPVSDFSSEVDMSNVIQLFELLGVDGDISDIEIDDIYFSGGSSDSDNSDNCRPRSHKCHSHQKKHKHRHGGCTPPAQCAQSPRRN, encoded by the coding sequence ATGAACTTAAAAAAATCAGCGATCGCGGCTGCTATTGTCGGCGCCTGCGTGTCCTCACTTGCCAATTCGAAAACACTGGTATGGGAAGATAATTTTGATGGTGACAGCATCGACAAATCCGTATGGACCTACGATGTAGGCAACTCAGGCTGGGGTAACAATGAGCTGCAAACCTACACCGATGACACTGCCAATGCCTATGTCGAAGATGGCAACCTTATCATTCAGGCACTGCAAAACGACGACGGCAGTTTTACTTCTGCCCGTCTGAAATCCCTGGGCCGCATGACTTATAAATACGGCACCATCGAAGCCCGTATTAAGTTGCCTGATCTGGATGCCGGCTTATGGCCCGCCTTCTGGCAACTGGGCGGCGACTACGGCCAGGTAGGCTGGCCCGCCTGCGGTGAACTGGATATTCTCGAAGCCGGCATGGCTGAAGCTCTTAGTGCCGGTACAGTAAACTCAGAAGTTTCCGGCGCTTTCCACTGGTGGCATGAGTCCGATGACTACACCGGCCAGGCAGACTACGGTCAATCCAAAAACCTTGTTGACGACTTCGGTTCCAGTACAGACCTCACCGAGGACTACCATATTTTCGGTATGACCTGGACACCAGACAGTATTGTCATGTGGGTCGATGATGAAGCCAACGAAGTTATCAGCATCGGGAGTGATGACCCAGCATTTGATGAATTCCGCCAGCACCATTTCCTGATTCTGAATTTGGCGGTAGGAGGTATTTTCCCGGAGATTTATGCCAATAGCGAAATCACCGCCCCGATGCCCGCCAAAATGTACGTGGACTATGTCCGCATCTACGATAACGACGACAGCAGCTACAGCACGGAAATTGCCTTGGCTGAAGACACTGCAAAAAATGGTGATGTCGGCGTATTTTCCGAAGGCAGTAACCTCTCCGAATCCCTGCAGCTTGGCACCGATACAGAAATGTATGTCTGGAATCAAAACAGCATGACAGCCACTGTCAGTGCCGAAGCCGCCGAGGGCGATGAAGCCCTGGAATTTGATATTACCGCTGGTGAATGGTTTGGCATGGGCTTCTGGATGCACTATGACCTGAATCTGATGAACTACGAGAACGGTCATCTTAACTTCAAAATGAAAACCACCAGCAGCCAGACCATCGGCATCGGTATTTCCAGTACTGGTAGCGGGGATGCATGGGTGGACCTGGTAGACGGTGACGATACCTACGGCTTGGAGCGCGATGGCGAGTGGCATCAGGTCAGTATCCCCCTAAGCAAACTGGGAGTGGACTTCAACACTATCAGCCAGGCATTTATGATTCGAGGTGATGCCGCTTCTGAAGATTTTGTTCTGGCCATTGACGATATCTACTTTAGCGAAAGTGTTGAAAAAACAGCACCGACTGGTGTCTTCTCTCTCTACACCGAAACTACAGAGGCCAATTCAACTTTCACACTGGGAACTGATGGCAACCTGTATATTTGGGGCGATACCCTGCTGGAAGCCACTCAAACTCCATTTGAAGGTGAAGAGTCACTCTCCTATTACTCCTCCGGTGCCGGCTGGTTTGGAATGGCATTTACTGCCGACAGTTACTATGACCTGTCCGCTTTCGATAATGATTCCGCAGCGCTGAATTTTGCCCTGAAAACCAGCTCAGATACCACCTTTAAAATTGGTATGAAAAGCGGTAGCGTCAGCGATATCGGCCAACAGTGGATTGAATTTACCAGCGGCTCCGATCCATACGACTTCGCACGCGATGGCGAGTGGCATCAGGTATCAATCCCCGTTTCTGATTTCAGTAGCGAGGTAGATATGTCAAATGTTATCCAGCTGTTTGAACTGTTGGGTGTTGACGGAGATATCAGCGATATCGAGATTGACGATATCTACTTCTCCGGCGGAAGCTCGGACAGTGACAATAGCGATAACTGTCGCCCGCGCTCTCACAAGTGCCATTCTCATCAGAAAAAGCACAAGCATCGCCATGGAGGCTGCACCCCACCTGCTCAATGTGCACAGAGCCCCCGCAGAAACTAA
- a CDS encoding discoidin domain-containing protein, which yields MIIKKSAIAAAIVGTVVSSMASSKTLVWEDNFDGDSIDTSIWTYDVGNSGWGNNELQNYTDNSDNTYIEDGNLVIQAVQENDGSFTSARLKSLGRLSYKYGTIEARIKLPDLDAGLWPAFWQLGSDYGQAGWPACGELDILEAGMAEALESGVVNSEVSGAFHWWHESDDYTGQADYGVSQNLVEDFGSSSDLTEDYHIFGMTWTPDSIVMWVDDESNQIAALTDTSDSAFDEFRQHNFLILNLAVGGIFPQIYDNSEITAPMPAKMYVDYVRIYDNDDNSYSTDLSLAADTAKSGNLGVFGDSSNISESLTFGTDIELYVWNNMESQSSVDESDALEFQMNAGEWYGMGVWMHYDLNLMNYQNGHLNFRMKTTSDETIGIGINSTSGGESWVDLSVEGDTFGLERDGQWHEVSIPLSKFGVDYNTINQAFMVRGDGPAEAFSLSIDDIYFSESIEKATPRGTFSLYSETAEADSSFELGTDGNLYIWGETLIETSPSPYEGSESLSYTSAGAGWFGMAFTADYYYDMSAFDNDIATLNFALKSSSTTTFKIGMKSGSIDDVEQKWIDFANGADPYGFARDGQWHQISIPVSDFSDEVDMSNVVQLFELLGVDGEISDIEIDNIYFSGGIGGSDDSGSDSDNGDGEGDSGESGSQDLIAQATVTASNEIQSIANAIDGDSSTRWESAHGGDSVWVLLDLGQAEALNTLKIDWETASAAAYTVQGSNDTTSWTTLGSFTGGTAGERTDEHALSGSYRYVRLYFTERSTSYGYSIWELGLTGGDGQAASISATSELQSAELAIDGDSSTRWESAHGIENVSLTYDLGSVQPISTVNIDWETANAAAYTLLGSSDGSNWTAIESFSGMGTGERTDTITVEGNYRYLQIDCSERNTPYGYSIWEISTF from the coding sequence ATGATTATTAAAAAATCAGCGATAGCGGCAGCTATTGTAGGCACCGTTGTGTCTTCAATGGCCAGTTCAAAAACTTTGGTCTGGGAAGATAATTTTGACGGAGACAGTATCGACACCTCCATCTGGACCTACGATGTTGGCAACTCCGGCTGGGGAAACAACGAATTACAAAACTACACCGATAATAGCGACAATACTTATATTGAAGACGGAAACCTGGTTATTCAGGCAGTACAGGAAAATGATGGCAGCTTTACTTCAGCACGACTGAAATCTCTCGGGCGACTTTCTTACAAATACGGAACTATAGAAGCCCGAATTAAATTGCCAGACTTGGATGCGGGGCTGTGGCCGGCATTCTGGCAGCTGGGAAGCGACTATGGTCAAGCGGGCTGGCCTGCCTGTGGTGAGCTGGATATTCTCGAAGCCGGAATGGCCGAGGCGCTGGAGTCCGGTGTTGTAAATTCTGAAGTTTCCGGCGCTTTCCACTGGTGGCATGAATCGGACGACTATACCGGACAGGCAGATTACGGTGTATCGCAAAACCTGGTTGAGGACTTTGGCTCCAGTTCCGATCTCACTGAGGATTACCACATCTTCGGAATGACCTGGACACCCGATAGCATCGTCATGTGGGTGGATGACGAATCCAACCAGATCGCTGCATTGACCGACACCAGTGATTCCGCATTCGATGAATTTCGCCAGCACAACTTTTTAATTCTCAACCTGGCGGTTGGCGGTATCTTCCCGCAGATCTATGACAATAGCGAAATCACCGCCCCAATGCCCGCGAAGATGTACGTTGACTACGTGCGTATCTACGATAACGATGACAACAGCTACAGCACCGATCTTTCTCTGGCTGCGGATACCGCAAAAAGCGGCAATCTGGGCGTATTCGGAGACAGCAGCAATATTTCCGAATCCCTGACGTTTGGAACCGATATTGAACTCTACGTCTGGAACAATATGGAAAGCCAATCCAGCGTCGATGAGAGCGATGCCCTTGAATTCCAAATGAATGCCGGCGAATGGTACGGCATGGGTGTCTGGATGCACTACGACCTGAATTTGATGAACTATCAAAATGGTCACCTGAACTTCCGCATGAAAACCACCAGCGACGAGACTATCGGCATCGGTATTAACAGTACCAGCGGTGGTGAGTCCTGGGTGGACCTGAGCGTGGAAGGCGATACCTTTGGCCTGGAGCGCGATGGGCAGTGGCACGAGGTGAGCATCCCCCTGAGCAAATTCGGGGTCGACTACAACACCATTAACCAGGCATTTATGGTGCGCGGCGATGGACCGGCAGAAGCCTTTTCCCTTTCTATTGACGACATTTACTTTAGTGAGAGCATCGAAAAAGCGACTCCAAGAGGAACCTTCTCCCTGTACAGTGAAACCGCCGAGGCCGACTCCAGTTTCGAACTGGGCACCGATGGCAATCTGTATATCTGGGGCGAAACCCTGATCGAGACTTCTCCTTCCCCCTACGAAGGCTCTGAATCCCTGTCCTACACCTCCGCAGGTGCTGGCTGGTTTGGTATGGCTTTCACTGCTGACTATTACTACGACATGTCAGCCTTCGATAACGATATCGCTACGCTCAATTTTGCTTTGAAAAGCAGCTCTACCACGACTTTCAAGATCGGCATGAAGAGCGGCAGCATTGACGATGTAGAACAGAAGTGGATTGATTTTGCCAATGGTGCCGACCCCTACGGCTTCGCACGCGATGGCCAGTGGCATCAGATCTCTATCCCCGTAAGCGACTTCAGTGATGAAGTGGATATGTCTAACGTGGTGCAACTATTCGAACTGCTAGGGGTAGATGGGGAGATCAGCGATATCGAGATCGACAATATCTACTTCTCTGGAGGTATTGGAGGCAGCGATGACTCCGGTAGCGATTCCGACAACGGAGACGGCGAGGGTGATAGTGGCGAAAGCGGCAGCCAGGACCTGATTGCACAGGCCACCGTCACTGCCAGCAACGAGATACAGTCCATCGCTAATGCGATTGATGGCGACAGCAGCACCCGCTGGGAGAGCGCTCATGGCGGCGACTCCGTGTGGGTACTCCTGGATCTGGGTCAAGCAGAAGCGCTCAACACCCTGAAAATCGACTGGGAAACCGCCAGCGCTGCTGCCTATACGGTACAAGGCAGCAACGACACTACCTCCTGGACCACGCTGGGCAGCTTTACTGGCGGCACCGCCGGAGAGAGAACCGATGAGCACGCCCTGAGCGGTAGCTATCGATATGTGCGTCTGTACTTCACTGAGCGCAGCACCAGCTATGGCTACTCCATCTGGGAGCTGGGCTTAACAGGTGGTGACGGCCAGGCTGCAAGCATCTCTGCAACCTCTGAACTGCAAAGTGCTGAGCTGGCAATCGACGGAGATAGCAGTACCCGCTGGGAGAGTGCTCACGGTATCGAAAATGTCAGCCTGACCTATGATCTGGGCTCTGTGCAGCCTATCAGCACCGTTAATATCGATTGGGAAACCGCCAATGCTGCTGCCTATACTCTGCTCGGCAGCAGCGACGGCAGCAATTGGACAGCTATTGAGTCATTTTCCGGAATGGGAACCGGTGAGCGCACCGACACAATTACGGTAGAGGGTAACTACCGCTACCTGCAGATTGATTGCTCCGAACGCAATACCCCGTATGGCTATTCCATCTGGGAAATTAGCACCTTCTAA